In a single window of the Rhodamnia argentea isolate NSW1041297 chromosome 2, ASM2092103v1, whole genome shotgun sequence genome:
- the LOC115730196 gene encoding aspartic proteinase 36-like isoform X2, which translates to MAPSGYRLTALLLTWLSLTELIVSTQALSYPSNRHRPLILPLSLTPHDSSASSSSSPSHERDHHRRRLHNSELSRSASARMRLYDDLLSNGYYTTRLSIGTPPQEFALIVDTGSTVTYVPCSNCQQCGKHQDPRFQPHLSSTYQPVKCNAHCYCDTAGKQCTYQRRYAEMSSSTGVLGNDLVSFGNESELTPQRAVFGCETVETGDLFSQRADGIMGLGRGYLSLVNQLVEKHVIDDSFSLCYGGMGVGGGAMILGSIASPTGMVFSHSDPQRSPYYNIKLKEIHVAGKPLKLRSSVFDGRHGTVLDSGTTYAYLPAKAFLAFRDAIINNVRSLKKIQGPDPNYHDVCFGGAGWDIAKLSEVFPKVDMVFGNKQKLSLSPENYLFKHTKVPGAYCLGVFENKNDETTLLGGIIVRNTLVTYDREKNKLGFWKTNCSELWKQLEDTGCPTPAPLVPQNHNTTPAVSPSLAPSGLPPNSFPVEFRVGVIMFNMSFSIKNSSWKPNFTEFEELIAHELGMNTAQVHLLNFTSSGNQFLAEWAIFPADSADYISNTTAVNIITRLRDHHVQLPERFGSYQLVEWKIEPQKERTWWQRNYLAVAAVASVALFLTLTSIALWFVWKNNRQQSGSYKPVGVTIPEQELQPL; encoded by the exons ATGGCTCCGTCCGGTTATCGGCTCACCGCTCTCCTTCTCACCTGGTTGTCTCTGACCGAGCTCATCGTCTCCACGCAGGCTCTCTCCTATCCAAGCAATCGCCACCGTCCGTTGAttctgcctctctctctaacacCCCATGATTcttcggcttcttcttcttcttctccttctcacGAGAGAGATCATCACCGCCGGCGATTGCACAACTCGGAGCTCTCTCGCTCGGCCAGCGCTCGCATGCGGCTCTACGATGATCTCCTCTCTAATGG ATACTATACAACGCGTCTTTCCATTGGGACGCCTCCTCAGGAGTTTGCACTGATTGTGGACACGGGAAGTACCGTCACTTATGTTCCTTGTTCCAATTGTCAACAGTGTGGTAAACATCAG GATCCAAGATTTCAACCTCATTTGTCTTCCACCTATCAACCTGTCAAATGCAATGCCCATTGCTACTGCGACACTGCAGGAAAGCAGTGCACTTATCAGAGACGGTATGCTGAGATGAGCTCCAGTACCGGTGTGCTGGGAAATGATCTTGTATCATTTGGGAATGAAAGTGAGCTCACACCCCAGAGGGCTGTTTTTGGGTGTGAAACTGTGGAAACTGGTGATCTGTTCAGCCAACGAGCAGACGGCATAATGGGCTTGGGTCGTGGCTACCTCAGCCTTGTGAATCAGCTCGTTGAGAAGCACGTTATCGATGACTCTTTCTCGTTATGCTATGGTGGTATGGGCGTGGGTGGGGGTGCAATGATACTTGGAAGTATTGCTTCTCCCACGGGAATGGTATTCTCCCATTCGGATCCTCAACGCAG TCCTTATTACAATATCAAGCTGAAGGAAATACATGTTGCTGGGAAGCCATTGAAGTTGAGGTCAAGTGTTTTTGATGGAAGACATGGAACAGTCTTGGATAGTGGAACGACATATGCATACCTACCAGCAAAGGCATTTCTGGCATTCAGGGATGCT ATTATAAATAATGTTCGATCCCTGAAAAAGATTCAAGGACCTGATCCGAATTACCACGATGTTTGTTTTGGTGGTGCTGGATG GGACATCGCCAAGTTATCTGAAGTATTTCCAAAGGTTGATATGGTTTTCGGCAACAAGCAAAAGTTGTCGCTATCTCCTGAGAATTACTTGTTCAAG CATACGAAGGTTCCTGGGGCATACTGCTTAGGTGTATTTGAGAACAAAAATGATGAAACCACTCTGCTAGGAG GTATAATTGTCCGCAACACCCTTGTCACTTATGATAGGGAGAAAAATAAGCTTGGCTTTTGGAAAACTAATTGCTCTGAACTGTGGAAGCAACTGGAAGATACTGGTTGTCCCACACCTGCACCTTTAGTTCCTCAGAACCACAATACTACTCCAGCTGTTTCTCCTAGCTTAGCTCCAAGTGGATTGCCTCCAAATTCTTTTCCGG TTGAATTTCGAGTAGGAGTCATAATGTTCAACATGTCATTCAGCATCAAAAACTCCAGCTGGAAGCCTAACTTCACAGAATTTGAAGAACTTATTGCTCATGAGTTGGGAATGAATACTGCACAG GTCCATTTGCTGAACTTCACTTCCAGTGGAAACCAGTTCCTTGCTGAGTGGGCCATCTTTCCAGCTGACTCTGCTGACTACATCTCTAACACCACCGCAGTG AACATAATCACACGCTTAAGAGATCATCATGTGCAGCTTCCTGAGAGATTCGGTAGTTATCAGCTAGTTGAATGGAAAATTGAGCCTCAAAAGGAGCG CACGTGGTGGCAGCGAAATTATTTGGCAGTGGCTGCAGTAGCTTCAGTAGCGCTGTTTCTTACCCTAACGAGTATTGCACTATGGTTCGTTTGGAAGAATAACCGGCAGCAATCCGGTTCATACAAGCCTGTAGGTGTCACCATTCCTGAGCAAGAGCTTCAGCCGCTTTGA
- the LOC115730196 gene encoding aspartic proteinase 36-like isoform X1 yields MAPSGYRLTALLLTWLSLTELIVSTQALSYPSNRHRPLILPLSLTPHDSSASSSSSPSHERDHHRRRLHNSELSRSASARMRLYDDLLSNGYYTTRLSIGTPPQEFALIVDTGSTVTYVPCSNCQQCGKHQDPRFQPHLSSTYQPVKCNAHCYCDTAGKQCTYQRRYAEMSSSTGVLGNDLVSFGNESELTPQRAVFGCETVETGDLFSQRADGIMGLGRGYLSLVNQLVEKHVIDDSFSLCYGGMGVGGGAMILGSIASPTGMVFSHSDPQRSPYYNIKLKEIHVAGKPLKLRSSVFDGRHGTVLDSGTTYAYLPAKAFLAFRDAIINNVRSLKKIQGPDPNYHDVCFGGAGWDIAKLSEVFPKVDMVFGNKQKLSLSPENYLFKHTKVPGAYCLGVFENKNDETTLLGGIIVRNTLVTYDREKNKLGFWKTNCSELWKQLEDTGCPTPAPLVPQNHNTTPAVSPSLAPSGLPPNSFPGKKIEFRVGVIMFNMSFSIKNSSWKPNFTEFEELIAHELGMNTAQVHLLNFTSSGNQFLAEWAIFPADSADYISNTTAVNIITRLRDHHVQLPERFGSYQLVEWKIEPQKERTWWQRNYLAVAAVASVALFLTLTSIALWFVWKNNRQQSGSYKPVGVTIPEQELQPL; encoded by the exons ATGGCTCCGTCCGGTTATCGGCTCACCGCTCTCCTTCTCACCTGGTTGTCTCTGACCGAGCTCATCGTCTCCACGCAGGCTCTCTCCTATCCAAGCAATCGCCACCGTCCGTTGAttctgcctctctctctaacacCCCATGATTcttcggcttcttcttcttcttctccttctcacGAGAGAGATCATCACCGCCGGCGATTGCACAACTCGGAGCTCTCTCGCTCGGCCAGCGCTCGCATGCGGCTCTACGATGATCTCCTCTCTAATGG ATACTATACAACGCGTCTTTCCATTGGGACGCCTCCTCAGGAGTTTGCACTGATTGTGGACACGGGAAGTACCGTCACTTATGTTCCTTGTTCCAATTGTCAACAGTGTGGTAAACATCAG GATCCAAGATTTCAACCTCATTTGTCTTCCACCTATCAACCTGTCAAATGCAATGCCCATTGCTACTGCGACACTGCAGGAAAGCAGTGCACTTATCAGAGACGGTATGCTGAGATGAGCTCCAGTACCGGTGTGCTGGGAAATGATCTTGTATCATTTGGGAATGAAAGTGAGCTCACACCCCAGAGGGCTGTTTTTGGGTGTGAAACTGTGGAAACTGGTGATCTGTTCAGCCAACGAGCAGACGGCATAATGGGCTTGGGTCGTGGCTACCTCAGCCTTGTGAATCAGCTCGTTGAGAAGCACGTTATCGATGACTCTTTCTCGTTATGCTATGGTGGTATGGGCGTGGGTGGGGGTGCAATGATACTTGGAAGTATTGCTTCTCCCACGGGAATGGTATTCTCCCATTCGGATCCTCAACGCAG TCCTTATTACAATATCAAGCTGAAGGAAATACATGTTGCTGGGAAGCCATTGAAGTTGAGGTCAAGTGTTTTTGATGGAAGACATGGAACAGTCTTGGATAGTGGAACGACATATGCATACCTACCAGCAAAGGCATTTCTGGCATTCAGGGATGCT ATTATAAATAATGTTCGATCCCTGAAAAAGATTCAAGGACCTGATCCGAATTACCACGATGTTTGTTTTGGTGGTGCTGGATG GGACATCGCCAAGTTATCTGAAGTATTTCCAAAGGTTGATATGGTTTTCGGCAACAAGCAAAAGTTGTCGCTATCTCCTGAGAATTACTTGTTCAAG CATACGAAGGTTCCTGGGGCATACTGCTTAGGTGTATTTGAGAACAAAAATGATGAAACCACTCTGCTAGGAG GTATAATTGTCCGCAACACCCTTGTCACTTATGATAGGGAGAAAAATAAGCTTGGCTTTTGGAAAACTAATTGCTCTGAACTGTGGAAGCAACTGGAAGATACTGGTTGTCCCACACCTGCACCTTTAGTTCCTCAGAACCACAATACTACTCCAGCTGTTTCTCCTAGCTTAGCTCCAAGTGGATTGCCTCCAAATTCTTTTCCGGGTAAGAAGA TTGAATTTCGAGTAGGAGTCATAATGTTCAACATGTCATTCAGCATCAAAAACTCCAGCTGGAAGCCTAACTTCACAGAATTTGAAGAACTTATTGCTCATGAGTTGGGAATGAATACTGCACAG GTCCATTTGCTGAACTTCACTTCCAGTGGAAACCAGTTCCTTGCTGAGTGGGCCATCTTTCCAGCTGACTCTGCTGACTACATCTCTAACACCACCGCAGTG AACATAATCACACGCTTAAGAGATCATCATGTGCAGCTTCCTGAGAGATTCGGTAGTTATCAGCTAGTTGAATGGAAAATTGAGCCTCAAAAGGAGCG CACGTGGTGGCAGCGAAATTATTTGGCAGTGGCTGCAGTAGCTTCAGTAGCGCTGTTTCTTACCCTAACGAGTATTGCACTATGGTTCGTTTGGAAGAATAACCGGCAGCAATCCGGTTCATACAAGCCTGTAGGTGTCACCATTCCTGAGCAAGAGCTTCAGCCGCTTTGA
- the LOC115730196 gene encoding aspartic proteinase 36-like isoform X3: MILRLLLLLLLLTREIITAGDCTTRSSLARPALACGSTMISSLMGHLQVSSFFELSYYTTRLSIGTPPQEFALIVDTGSTVTYVPCSNCQQCGKHQDPRFQPHLSSTYQPVKCNAHCYCDTAGKQCTYQRRYAEMSSSTGVLGNDLVSFGNESELTPQRAVFGCETVETGDLFSQRADGIMGLGRGYLSLVNQLVEKHVIDDSFSLCYGGMGVGGGAMILGSIASPTGMVFSHSDPQRSPYYNIKLKEIHVAGKPLKLRSSVFDGRHGTVLDSGTTYAYLPAKAFLAFRDAIINNVRSLKKIQGPDPNYHDVCFGGAGWDIAKLSEVFPKVDMVFGNKQKLSLSPENYLFKHTKVPGAYCLGVFENKNDETTLLGGIIVRNTLVTYDREKNKLGFWKTNCSELWKQLEDTGCPTPAPLVPQNHNTTPAVSPSLAPSGLPPNSFPGKKIEFRVGVIMFNMSFSIKNSSWKPNFTEFEELIAHELGMNTAQVHLLNFTSSGNQFLAEWAIFPADSADYISNTTAVNIITRLRDHHVQLPERFGSYQLVEWKIEPQKERTWWQRNYLAVAAVASVALFLTLTSIALWFVWKNNRQQSGSYKPVGVTIPEQELQPL; the protein is encoded by the exons ATGATTcttcggcttcttcttcttcttctccttctcacGAGAGAGATCATCACCGCCGGCGATTGCACAACTCGGAGCTCTCTCGCTCGGCCAGCGCTCGCATGCGGCTCTACGATGATCTCCTCTCTAATGGGTCATCTTCAAGTCTCATCATTTTTCGAGCTTTC ATACTATACAACGCGTCTTTCCATTGGGACGCCTCCTCAGGAGTTTGCACTGATTGTGGACACGGGAAGTACCGTCACTTATGTTCCTTGTTCCAATTGTCAACAGTGTGGTAAACATCAG GATCCAAGATTTCAACCTCATTTGTCTTCCACCTATCAACCTGTCAAATGCAATGCCCATTGCTACTGCGACACTGCAGGAAAGCAGTGCACTTATCAGAGACGGTATGCTGAGATGAGCTCCAGTACCGGTGTGCTGGGAAATGATCTTGTATCATTTGGGAATGAAAGTGAGCTCACACCCCAGAGGGCTGTTTTTGGGTGTGAAACTGTGGAAACTGGTGATCTGTTCAGCCAACGAGCAGACGGCATAATGGGCTTGGGTCGTGGCTACCTCAGCCTTGTGAATCAGCTCGTTGAGAAGCACGTTATCGATGACTCTTTCTCGTTATGCTATGGTGGTATGGGCGTGGGTGGGGGTGCAATGATACTTGGAAGTATTGCTTCTCCCACGGGAATGGTATTCTCCCATTCGGATCCTCAACGCAG TCCTTATTACAATATCAAGCTGAAGGAAATACATGTTGCTGGGAAGCCATTGAAGTTGAGGTCAAGTGTTTTTGATGGAAGACATGGAACAGTCTTGGATAGTGGAACGACATATGCATACCTACCAGCAAAGGCATTTCTGGCATTCAGGGATGCT ATTATAAATAATGTTCGATCCCTGAAAAAGATTCAAGGACCTGATCCGAATTACCACGATGTTTGTTTTGGTGGTGCTGGATG GGACATCGCCAAGTTATCTGAAGTATTTCCAAAGGTTGATATGGTTTTCGGCAACAAGCAAAAGTTGTCGCTATCTCCTGAGAATTACTTGTTCAAG CATACGAAGGTTCCTGGGGCATACTGCTTAGGTGTATTTGAGAACAAAAATGATGAAACCACTCTGCTAGGAG GTATAATTGTCCGCAACACCCTTGTCACTTATGATAGGGAGAAAAATAAGCTTGGCTTTTGGAAAACTAATTGCTCTGAACTGTGGAAGCAACTGGAAGATACTGGTTGTCCCACACCTGCACCTTTAGTTCCTCAGAACCACAATACTACTCCAGCTGTTTCTCCTAGCTTAGCTCCAAGTGGATTGCCTCCAAATTCTTTTCCGGGTAAGAAGA TTGAATTTCGAGTAGGAGTCATAATGTTCAACATGTCATTCAGCATCAAAAACTCCAGCTGGAAGCCTAACTTCACAGAATTTGAAGAACTTATTGCTCATGAGTTGGGAATGAATACTGCACAG GTCCATTTGCTGAACTTCACTTCCAGTGGAAACCAGTTCCTTGCTGAGTGGGCCATCTTTCCAGCTGACTCTGCTGACTACATCTCTAACACCACCGCAGTG AACATAATCACACGCTTAAGAGATCATCATGTGCAGCTTCCTGAGAGATTCGGTAGTTATCAGCTAGTTGAATGGAAAATTGAGCCTCAAAAGGAGCG CACGTGGTGGCAGCGAAATTATTTGGCAGTGGCTGCAGTAGCTTCAGTAGCGCTGTTTCTTACCCTAACGAGTATTGCACTATGGTTCGTTTGGAAGAATAACCGGCAGCAATCCGGTTCATACAAGCCTGTAGGTGTCACCATTCCTGAGCAAGAGCTTCAGCCGCTTTGA
- the LOC115730196 gene encoding aspartic proteinase 36-like isoform X4, translating into MILRLLLLLLLLTREIITAGDCTTRSSLARPALACGSTMISSLMGHLQVSSFFEYYTTRLSIGTPPQEFALIVDTGSTVTYVPCSNCQQCGKHQDPRFQPHLSSTYQPVKCNAHCYCDTAGKQCTYQRRYAEMSSSTGVLGNDLVSFGNESELTPQRAVFGCETVETGDLFSQRADGIMGLGRGYLSLVNQLVEKHVIDDSFSLCYGGMGVGGGAMILGSIASPTGMVFSHSDPQRSPYYNIKLKEIHVAGKPLKLRSSVFDGRHGTVLDSGTTYAYLPAKAFLAFRDAIINNVRSLKKIQGPDPNYHDVCFGGAGWDIAKLSEVFPKVDMVFGNKQKLSLSPENYLFKHTKVPGAYCLGVFENKNDETTLLGGIIVRNTLVTYDREKNKLGFWKTNCSELWKQLEDTGCPTPAPLVPQNHNTTPAVSPSLAPSGLPPNSFPGKKIEFRVGVIMFNMSFSIKNSSWKPNFTEFEELIAHELGMNTAQVHLLNFTSSGNQFLAEWAIFPADSADYISNTTAVNIITRLRDHHVQLPERFGSYQLVEWKIEPQKERTWWQRNYLAVAAVASVALFLTLTSIALWFVWKNNRQQSGSYKPVGVTIPEQELQPL; encoded by the exons ATGATTcttcggcttcttcttcttcttctccttctcacGAGAGAGATCATCACCGCCGGCGATTGCACAACTCGGAGCTCTCTCGCTCGGCCAGCGCTCGCATGCGGCTCTACGATGATCTCCTCTCTAATGGGTCATCTTCAAGTCTCATCATTTTTCGA ATACTATACAACGCGTCTTTCCATTGGGACGCCTCCTCAGGAGTTTGCACTGATTGTGGACACGGGAAGTACCGTCACTTATGTTCCTTGTTCCAATTGTCAACAGTGTGGTAAACATCAG GATCCAAGATTTCAACCTCATTTGTCTTCCACCTATCAACCTGTCAAATGCAATGCCCATTGCTACTGCGACACTGCAGGAAAGCAGTGCACTTATCAGAGACGGTATGCTGAGATGAGCTCCAGTACCGGTGTGCTGGGAAATGATCTTGTATCATTTGGGAATGAAAGTGAGCTCACACCCCAGAGGGCTGTTTTTGGGTGTGAAACTGTGGAAACTGGTGATCTGTTCAGCCAACGAGCAGACGGCATAATGGGCTTGGGTCGTGGCTACCTCAGCCTTGTGAATCAGCTCGTTGAGAAGCACGTTATCGATGACTCTTTCTCGTTATGCTATGGTGGTATGGGCGTGGGTGGGGGTGCAATGATACTTGGAAGTATTGCTTCTCCCACGGGAATGGTATTCTCCCATTCGGATCCTCAACGCAG TCCTTATTACAATATCAAGCTGAAGGAAATACATGTTGCTGGGAAGCCATTGAAGTTGAGGTCAAGTGTTTTTGATGGAAGACATGGAACAGTCTTGGATAGTGGAACGACATATGCATACCTACCAGCAAAGGCATTTCTGGCATTCAGGGATGCT ATTATAAATAATGTTCGATCCCTGAAAAAGATTCAAGGACCTGATCCGAATTACCACGATGTTTGTTTTGGTGGTGCTGGATG GGACATCGCCAAGTTATCTGAAGTATTTCCAAAGGTTGATATGGTTTTCGGCAACAAGCAAAAGTTGTCGCTATCTCCTGAGAATTACTTGTTCAAG CATACGAAGGTTCCTGGGGCATACTGCTTAGGTGTATTTGAGAACAAAAATGATGAAACCACTCTGCTAGGAG GTATAATTGTCCGCAACACCCTTGTCACTTATGATAGGGAGAAAAATAAGCTTGGCTTTTGGAAAACTAATTGCTCTGAACTGTGGAAGCAACTGGAAGATACTGGTTGTCCCACACCTGCACCTTTAGTTCCTCAGAACCACAATACTACTCCAGCTGTTTCTCCTAGCTTAGCTCCAAGTGGATTGCCTCCAAATTCTTTTCCGGGTAAGAAGA TTGAATTTCGAGTAGGAGTCATAATGTTCAACATGTCATTCAGCATCAAAAACTCCAGCTGGAAGCCTAACTTCACAGAATTTGAAGAACTTATTGCTCATGAGTTGGGAATGAATACTGCACAG GTCCATTTGCTGAACTTCACTTCCAGTGGAAACCAGTTCCTTGCTGAGTGGGCCATCTTTCCAGCTGACTCTGCTGACTACATCTCTAACACCACCGCAGTG AACATAATCACACGCTTAAGAGATCATCATGTGCAGCTTCCTGAGAGATTCGGTAGTTATCAGCTAGTTGAATGGAAAATTGAGCCTCAAAAGGAGCG CACGTGGTGGCAGCGAAATTATTTGGCAGTGGCTGCAGTAGCTTCAGTAGCGCTGTTTCTTACCCTAACGAGTATTGCACTATGGTTCGTTTGGAAGAATAACCGGCAGCAATCCGGTTCATACAAGCCTGTAGGTGTCACCATTCCTGAGCAAGAGCTTCAGCCGCTTTGA
- the LOC115730197 gene encoding peamaclein-like: MKMVQATVFLLACLVVCSSLLDPTMAAGSSFCGSKCSARCSKAGLKDRCIKYCRICCDKCKCVPSGTYGNKHECPCYRDLKNSKGKPKCP; this comes from the exons ATGAAGATGGTTCAAGCAACAGTTTTCCTCCTCGCCTGTCTCGTCGTCTGCTCCTCCCTGCTCGACCCGACGATGGCCGCCGGATCAA GTTTCTGCGGGTCCAAGTGCTCGGCGAGGTGCTCGAAGGCGGGGCTGAAGGACCGGTGCATCAAGTACTGCCGTATCTGCTGCGACAAGTGCAAGTGCGTCCCCTCCGGCACGTACGGCAACAAGCACGAGTGCCCGTGTTACCGCGACCTCAAGAACTCCAAGGGCAAGCCGAAATGCCCTTGA